The DNA region ACGTAATCCTGACCGGGAAGACGGGGAGCAGAAAAGCCCTAAGCCGGCTCTACGAGCTCTTTAGGGGGCAGGCAATACTCGACACCGCGAGGAGTTTCCTCGAAGAAGGCCACTTCGGGGAGGAGATAATAATCAGGGTTAACAAGCAGGCCGCCTACGCCGGGGTGGTCAACTTCAACGAGGAGTCCCCGTTAGGCCCGATAACCATAATAATCAGGACAAAAGACCCGCAGAGGCTCATGAAGTGGCTCGCCCCCAGGACCAAGGACGGAGTGCCCATAGAGTGAGAAACGTTTTTGTTTGCCCAAAATGTTTAAATTGTCCGTTTTTGTCCCCTTTTATGGTGGTTTAATGAGAAAGGCAGGATTACTGCCAACGATCGTTCTTCTACTGGCCGTTCTCTCAGCCGGTTGCATAAGCCCGGGCCCCGCGGGGGACAGGGAGACCTTGACGATTTTCCACGCGGGTTCGCTCAGCATTCCTTTCCAGCAGCTGGAGAAGGACTTCCAGGAC from Thermococcus zilligii AN1 includes:
- a CDS encoding RNA-binding domain-containing protein produces the protein MELFEEVEVEAYVYPTEDIEKVKRAMLNLVPDLEFEAFDRGDYVILTGKTGSRKALSRLYELFRGQAILDTARSFLEEGHFGEEIIIRVNKQAAYAGVVNFNEESPLGPITIIIRTKDPQRLMKWLAPRTKDGVPIE